CTCCAGAGCCCACAGTGGAAGAGAAACTTCAGAAACTTCATAGCGAGGTCAAGTTTGCCCTGAAGGTTGATAACCCAGTGAGTATTCCAGAGCCTGGGAGGGGCCTGGCCACCACTTGTACCTTGCCCAGCTGCCATCCTGGGGGTTCTCACACTGGCCCAGCCTCCTTGTCCCTTTGGGGACCATGCAGTGCTGCCCTGGGTACCCTCAGGGACCTGACTCCTTCCTCATCCTGGGTTGAAAGTTCCTGAACCAGGTTATAATGGGGTTGGGGTGGAGGGCAAAAGCTCAGGGCAGGATCCAGAGCTCGGCCAAAGAAGTTTGGTGAATGGAGACACCCTCCAGACTCCCAGTTTATCCCCCTCCTCACAGAGGGACTTCCAGACAGGTTCTGATCTCGGTGCCATCCTTGCAGGACATCAAGCGATGTCTGAACgctctggaggagctgggcacACTCCAGGTCACCTCTCACATCCTCCAGAAGCACACTGACGTGGTGGCTACACTGAAAAAGGTAGAGCAGAGGGTTGAGTTCCTGCCTGGAGGGATCCAGGAGTCTCCTTTGGGCCACCCCAGCTCCAAGGgtgtcccctcctccctcctgctctggcagatCCGTCGCTACAAAGCCAACAAGGACGTGATGGAGAAAGCTGCTGAGGTCTACACCCGCTTGAAGTCACGTGTCCTGGGACCAAGGATGGAGGCCATCCAGAAAGCCAACAAAACCGGGCCcgagaaggagaaaggggaggtGGAGAAAGGCCAGGAGAAGCTGCCAGGAGGGGAGACACGGAATgagaagggggaagaggagatgaaTGCTGGTAACGCTCCAGGGGCACCTCCCTGCTCTGTCTTGTGCCAGGGCTTTTCTCAGGGCATGGCATGTCCTGCTGGAGACACGAATAGGGACACAGAGTGTCCCACTGGGGACCAGGGACACACACAGGGGCATGACATGACCCTCTGGGGACATGGACAGGGTGACACAGCTTGTTCTGCAGCTGACTAGGGACATGGATGGGGACGTGCTGTATCCTGCTGGGACCCAGCACTGTGGGGGACACAGCACTGAGCTGAGgactggggacacagggctggcTCTTGGTTTGGTGGCAGAGGGTCTGACAGAGCCCTGTGTGACAGCCCCCACCCCTCACTGGCTGAAGTGCCAAGAGTGGGAAGGGACCAAGCGCAAAGCAGTGGTGGCAGTAGGAGCAGGGGGCAAACCTCACCCACGCCCTGGCTCTCTGTGCCTCTGGGCTGATTTTTGGGCCAGGTCAGCTTCTTGCTGCCAGCCTGAGCTGGCCTGAGGCACGGGGGAGTGGGAGGAACACAGGGATGTCCTTGGCCACTGGCTTGGGCTCTTGCGCAGGCAGCGGGTGACTTGGATCTTCCAGCCTCGTAGCCAGGGGACGTCCTGGTGATGCTGCAAGAGCCTCCCTGGAGGAGCTGATTCAGAAAATCCCCTCTGATGCCAGCCTCCGGGCTCAGGGATGGAGTTGTTGGGGCCCCGTTAGGGTCAGGGTAGAGCTGGGGTCCCAGGTTGGGTGTCACTTGCCTGGCTGGGGACAACCTTTGAGCATGGGTCCTTGTCCTGCCCATCCTCTCGCAGATCAGGATGGACGAGGTCCACCCTAAGGCCCCTGTTGTCTGAGCCTCTCTTCTCTTTAGAGTTGTCAGGTCCTGTGAACGGTGAATCCATCTCCCAAAAAGCAGAGGGCACGGAGGAGGACAAAACCCAAGGGCCAGGAGAGCCAGAGGCATCCACAGAGGAGCCCCACAACAAGTGAGTGGGTGAGGGGCAGAGTTGGGAGCCCCGAATCCCATCCACCTCTGAGCTGGGATGAGTTTTGGGCTCTGGTGGGGTTGTGTTGGGCTTTTCCCAGCTCGGGAATGATCTTGAGCTGCTGGAGACCCATCCCTGAGGTGGCTGTGCTCTCCCTCAGCAGTGTGCAGGACTGTCCCAAGGCTGAACGAGCCGGACTGGAGCGGGACCGAGCTCCCGGGGAGTCAGAGGCTGTGGAGGACGTggaggagagctgagctgaaggagcagctcccaccctgaggaagaggaggagaaggcagaggggctgcagggagacacCTTGTCCCCTGCTCGAGTCACTTCACTAAGTCACACAGTAGCTGATGTCTTAGGTCTTGTCCTGTGCCCCCCTCCCTGCCAAGACACCAGCCGGGCAAGGCTGTGCTGGTTGTCTGTATTTGTcccctcattttatttttttatttcatttgggtttgttctgtttttttctttagtttttgattttgttttatttttggtttttggtttggtttggtttggttcttcCATACCTCCCTGCCCCCCTACCTAATTCTTTGTGATTTTAACCTCAGTGGAATGAGTATCAAGGgttgttcttggtttttttaatgaaaaaaaaatgaaacagaacaaaaaaaccaaccacccaGCAAGCCCACGTGTGTCTGTTTCTTGAGGCATCACTGACTGTGACAGGGAGGGCAGGACCAGCTCCCagcctacatttccccccccctcttcctcgTTCCCTCTGGTCCACCCTGCCAGCTCGGTCTGGGCACCCAcgggtgtccctgtccctgccgAGGGGAGTGGGACAGCCCAAccaggctgctttctgcttgATTGGACACAGCTGGGGGGCTTCTCCAAGcctccccctttccccaccaccatctctctgcagctgctatAACTGGGTCCCTCTGCTccaggggaggcagcagagctggggcaccACCAGCTTTTGGGTTCAAAACcagagtgaaaacaaaaatgtgtatttttctttttttcttttttttttttctctctctcctatCTCGGCCAGGGAGGGACTGAAGCTCGGCAGCatcctgcctggtgctgggcagcatcttttgtctgtctgtctgtctgctcttTGGCGAAGATCcgaagctttttttttttgtacgtgtaaaaaaaaactaaaaataaaaaaaaccaataaaagaTGTTCCCAGCTTCACCAGCCCCTGGCTCCTCTTTGTGCCTCGAACCCCACCCCTTCATCCCTTCTTTTTGTGGCTGTTCTTGCTGTAACTCTGCCCTAGGGAGAgggttctggggttttttccaggGCAGATTTCATGCTCgtaaacaaaacccaaataaaagccattaaaaataaatattcaagaaaaaaaaaaaagcctcttgcccaactgctggggagagggaggagcggctagaggaggagggagggaggtgctCATCTTGTCCTTGGGTTGGGGACACATGGAGAGATGTGGGAACAACCTAGATTCTGGGGAAGGTGGATGGATCACCCTGGCTCTGGGGGTGGGATTTAAAGGTGGGTACAAGGTCTGTGTAACCCCCCCCCCACTCAACACTCCTCATTCCCTTTGGGTGTTGcaggcccccccccccctcccttgcCACagatgagcaggaaaaaaacccaagacattGAGAACTTGAGCAGCGTCGTGTTGGTTCCACCAAGGAcatgggatggggaaggggagggagtTGGATTTGGGGCCTTCCTGCCTCTAGTTTTTGGGATGaggggggctggagcagggtgaCATGCTAGCTAGCTCGATGGCATCCTCCAACCACGGCAAcagcaggtgctggagcaggaacATCAACGATGCCTCCCAGGCCCGGGCCAGCAGCTCACGTCCTTGGGTCACCGtggtccccagcagctcccgtAAGGTCCTGGATTGGCTGAAGGCCTCACGGCGTTTGGCCACGCCATGGGGGACTCTCTGAACTCgacccagcagctgccccacGCTGTCCTGCAGCCACTGTCCCAGTGTCCCTCCAGCTCTTCGGGATGTCCTGCACTGCTTGGCTGGCCCTGCCTGGGTGTTACGGGGCTCCCGTGCTGGGCTCCTGGGTGCCCGTGGCTCCTGGTCTTGGGGCATGGCCATGGGGTTCAGGGGATGGTGGGGGGTCCCTCTCCCACCTCAGCACAAGGAACTGGTGCCTCTCACCACATGGAggatgtgctggagctgggtgaGAAGCTGGTGGGTGTCCAACTGCTGCACCAGAGCCACAGCTCAGGTCCTGGGGTCAGCATGGAAGAGCTGAGGGGAAGGAGGTAGCTGTGACAGAGACCCCAACCCAGCCTCAATCCCTCCCACACAGCCTGGTGCAATAtggggggttgggaggggggtGTATTCCTGGAGTGGTGGGGGTCCTGCTCCCAGGACCTCCATGCCCTTCGCCTCCCACCCCTGGTCCCCCCCAGGCTCTCACTGGGCTGGAGTAGGGGTAGAAACCAGGACATGGGGGCCCCAGGATTCAagggagcagggtgggggggCTGTTCCTCCATCCCCCCCTTCACTCACCCTCAACCATGGTGTCTGTCCAGGGCTGCTGAGTGCCAGTGCCTTTGCTGACTCCCAGGAGACCCCCAAGCCCCTGTGACCTCAGGGAGGGTTATGACATCACCCCCCCCCACCAGCTGCCCTCAGGCCCCTGCTCAGGGTGGGACACAGCTGTGGCCACCCTGCTCCCACAAATCCCCACAGAAGAAGCCTCAAGTCCAGTGCAAAAGTAAGCAGAGTTTATTGCTTCACCAGCAGTCCTGACCCTACAAGACCAGGGCCTTGAAGGCACCAAGGATAAGGGGACATGGAGGTCACCCCCATAGGCACTTGGGGGATGAAGGCactctgctctccctccctggggcaggggacaagggagggagctgggcctGGGGCAGGCACTAAGGTGAGGGGCAAggtggggcaggcaggggggagGAGATGCTCCTAGCACAGCTTTGGGGAAggcagtggtggtggggaatcccccccctcaccccaccccAGAAGATGCTACTTCATCTCCTGGTCCCCCAGGCACTGAGCCGAGGGGGCGAAGGGTCCCACGAGCCAGGTGAGGGGGGTGTTGTGGGCCACGTGTTCCACCAGCTCATCCATCAGCTGCCGAGCTCGGGTGGCCTGGGCACGGGCTCGGGCCAGCACcccccctgtcacctcctgcagggaagcagcagaggcCAGGCCAGCCCTCAGCTCCTCCACGTTCTGCCGGACCTGTCCTGCTTTCTCCTGGATGCTGGCGGGGAGGCCCTGGAGGCTGCAGACCAAGGGCTGGCaggagctctggagctgctgtgtcAAACCCTGCAGCATGGCCAAGGCGCCCGACTCCACCTGCTGCAGGGGGGATGAGAGGGTGGGTGAGCAGCCCAAGGGGACACCGGGTGGCCCTGGGGacccctctgctcctttccacTTACTTCTGGTGGCACCGGGTCCTTGCCACCACCCGGCTGCTTCTTGCTCCACTCCAGCCAcatctgctgcagcttctcctgccctccctgcagcctctggtCCATGCCCTGCTTGAGTTGCTCCACctgggcaggagaggtggcagaAGCGTGAGTGCTGTGCCCCAGCCTCAGGGTGGCACaaggggggaggtgggggtggcTCCTACCAAGTCGAGGGTTCGCTGGAGCTGGGTCAGGACGTCCTGGCTGCTGCGACGGGCGCTCTGCAGCTTGCCCAGGGAGTGCTGGAGGGCTCGGTGCTGGAGCTTGGCCGAGAGCGAGCCCAGGCGCACGAAgtagctctgctgctgcttctgctgctcgGGTTCAAAGCCCTCCACAGCCGTGGCCAGCTTGGCTgcaaggcagaggagctgctgaggtggccccaccaccaccaaccCCACGAAGAGCCAGCATCACCCTAGCCAGGCTCTACCCATCCCTCTCCAAGGAGCCCACCACCCCCGCCCCAAGCCCACGAGCCATCTCCAGAAGCTCAGCTCAAACTCCTCACCCAACTCCTCATCCGTCATGGGCAGGTAATGGTCCACCAGCTCCTCTGACTTATCCAGCATGGAGCTCATCCCACTGGCCACCATCTGGCCCATGCTGGAGCCCATGACGGTGCTGACACCGCTGCTCACTGCTGACTTGGTCAGCTCCACGCTGCCCTGCACGGCCCCTTTGGTCATGTCCATCACCCCCGACACCCGGCTGGTCACCACGTCCTTGGCCCCAGCCATGGTGCTGCTCAGGACATCCTTGGCCCCTGTCACCGTGGAAGTCACCAGCTGCTTGGTGTCCGAGATAAGCTGTAAGGGGAGGGGAACCTCCTGTTAAGCAATGCTTTGGGGTGGgacaccccccagccccacatccccACCCTACCTGTGAAgggggctgctgcaggatgggcagcttctcctccagcttATCCAGCCCTTTGCAGGCGTACTCGTTGGCAGTGGAAACTGAGGAGGAGACAAGAAATGGGGTTTAACATCTTGGGGCCATGCAACAGCTACAGGCAGGTTGGTTTGGAGGGGCCCCCCAGAATTCACAGGGTGCTGCCTCccaccagctgctcctccaATGCTTTGCAGGTGGATTTGATGGTGGTGAAAAtaagataagaaaataaatgagtttAACACCCTGCTGCCTCACAAAAGCTCTGCTTGGGCCAGTTTTGGGGGCACCCCAGAACTCATGGGGTGCTGCCCCCTATCCACCAGCCCCTCCCACACACATCCCTTTTGGTGATAGAAACCAGGGACACAACCCCAGCTCTGTCCTTACCAGAGCTCTGCTAGGGACAGCTTTTGGGGCACCCCAAacctcctgggtgctgctgcccacctcccaccccatccccactcACTCTGGGGCTCCAGCTTggtgaggaggggctgagccCCACTGACAGCCGCTGCTGTCAGGGTCTTCACCCCCTTTTCGGCAGCATCACAGACAGTCCTGACGTAGGGGTGGCTCTGCTTGGTGGAGGCGTAGGCAGTGGAGACCATGTCGTAGGCTGAGCTGACCAGGGGCAGGCTGGCCACCCGCGTCCCGATgctctggggagagggaggggggagcacGAAAAGATCAGGGTCAAGTTTTGGGGAGTGACCGAGTCCCCAAATCTCAcaggggatggggggtggggggccTTTGTCTGTCCCCAACCCCCTCTTCCCGTCCGGAGACTTTGGGGTACTCTGAGGACCCTCCAAGCCCACCCAAGGGTTGGGTGACACAGTCTTGTCCTCAAGCCGGGACCCCTCCGCCCCAAGcaccccccatgtccccactGACCTGTGGCTCCTCAGCTTTGGGCTGCGCCGTCCCGGGATCGCTGGTGGCCATggcggggctgcggggggggggggggcacagggaaTGGGGTCAGACCCTCCCATACCGCTCCCCACTCACCCCTGGGGCAAGGGGAC
This region of Heliangelus exortis chromosome 28, bHelExo1.hap1, whole genome shotgun sequence genomic DNA includes:
- the LOC139787999 gene encoding perilipin-3-like isoform X1, yielding MVSQPLPARRCSRTAPGRPRRAGPGHMRSGPGSGAIKPAGEERGASPELSVQNSCPAMATSDPGTAQPKAEEPQSIGTRVASLPLVSSAYDMVSTAYASTKQSHPYVRTVCDAAEKGVKTLTAAAVSGAQPLLTKLEPQISTANEYACKGLDKLEEKLPILQQPPSQLISDTKQLVTSTVTGAKDVLSSTMAGAKDVVTSRVSGVMDMTKGAVQGSVELTKSAVSSGVSTVMGSSMGQMVASGMSSMLDKSEELVDHYLPMTDEELAKLATAVEGFEPEQQKQQQSYFVRLGSLSAKLQHRALQHSLGKLQSARRSSQDVLTQLQRTLDLVEQLKQGMDQRLQGGQEKLQQMWLEWSKKQPGGGKDPVPPEQVESGALAMLQGLTQQLQSSCQPLVCSLQGLPASIQEKAGQVRQNVEELRAGLASAASLQEVTGGVLARARAQATRARQLMDELVEHVAHNTPLTWLVGPFAPSAQCLGDQEMK
- the LOC139787999 gene encoding perilipin-3-like isoform X2 — translated: MATSDPGTAQPKAEEPQSIGTRVASLPLVSSAYDMVSTAYASTKQSHPYVRTVCDAAEKGVKTLTAAAVSGAQPLLTKLEPQISTANEYACKGLDKLEEKLPILQQPPSQLISDTKQLVTSTVTGAKDVLSSTMAGAKDVVTSRVSGVMDMTKGAVQGSVELTKSAVSSGVSTVMGSSMGQMVASGMSSMLDKSEELVDHYLPMTDEELAKLATAVEGFEPEQQKQQQSYFVRLGSLSAKLQHRALQHSLGKLQSARRSSQDVLTQLQRTLDLVEQLKQGMDQRLQGGQEKLQQMWLEWSKKQPGGGKDPVPPEQVESGALAMLQGLTQQLQSSCQPLVCSLQGLPASIQEKAGQVRQNVEELRAGLASAASLQEVTGGVLARARAQATRARQLMDELVEHVAHNTPLTWLVGPFAPSAQCLGDQEMK